In Colletotrichum higginsianum IMI 349063 chromosome 1, whole genome shotgun sequence, the DNA window AGTATATCTGCTTGGACGCATGCCACTCCCactttttttctcttttcaTTTTCTCGTCTCTTTGATTTTGCAAATGATATCAAATGACGATGCCTTGGTGCGCCTTGGGTATAAGGAGGAATAGTTCAAGGCCGGCTACGATAAGGAGGGTTACGACGCCTAGGTACGGAGAGGGgcgggggaagagagagagagatacaCAAACATATTCATAGTATTTCTTATCAGGCACGGACAAGGCATCATCAAAGGAGAATGGGTCTCATTTTCAaagtttttttctttttctgggAGGGGCTGTATGTACGTggcttttcttcttcttcttcttcttcttcttcttcctcctcctctatCACTAGGCTTCCTCTTTTTCGAACTTGGTGAAGTAACCCTTTCGGAAAGGGTTCAGCTCATCCGCTGTTGTTCCCGCCACGAATGTACGCTTATAGGCGGCCAGCTTCTCCGGATCAACCTGGCTGTCGGGGATGCGCCGGTATGTGATGAGTCTCCGAGACCCTTGGAGAGAAAGTCAGGTTAGCAAGACAGAAGCAATCGTGAAACGAAGACAAGTCGTGATAGGCAGGACAGTCTGCAAAAGAGAAACTCACATTTGTTGAAGGGCTGCACACACGTGACGACGATCTCGAGGCGAGGGTGTTGCGGCGTGGGGATCTCCTGGtcctcgtcgttggcggTGGGCATCCAGAAGGAgaggcggccgccgtcgacgagggtgtCGGAGGCGAACtggaggatgtcgtcgagcatGACGAGAAAGCTGTACGGCTTCTTCGGGGCGATGAAGTCTCCCGATCTGGGGGATGTTAGACGAGGTTCGTCGGTGGGGGGACAAGGGATTCCGTGGGAATAGGGGGTAAAGGGGGCCACCAGTAAAGGCGAAACCAGTGGTCATCAACAACTTACTTGTACCGCTGCTtcccggcctcgacgacccaCGGCGTCTTTTCCGGGTCCCGGCACCCCAACACGCGCAGACCCTCCCTCACGCCGTACGGCGGATCGCACACAATGCCGTCGAGCCACCGGGTTTTCCTGACGGGAGTGTTGGTCAGGTCGGCGGTCCAGAACTCACCAACGCGATCCAGCAGGCCGTACTGCGCAAAGTTGCCCCTGACGCTGCGgtccccgccggcgccgcggatGCTGCGGCCGTCGATGTcgctgccgaagccgagggcgccgaagTGGGCGCAGGCGATGGGGAAGGAGCCCGTGCCGACGAAGGGGTCGTAGAAGAGCCTGCCGGGCGCGGCGTGGGCGAGGTTCGCGGTGACAAGGGCGAGCTCCGAGTCCATGGAGGTGGTGCTGATGTACCCCCGCTTCTTGAGGTCGTAGGTGAGGGACAGGTGGCGGGCGCCGGAGGCGAGGTGACGGCCGAAGTGGACGCGCTTCGGGGCCGGGCCGTGGAGGTCCCAGTCCTCGAAGATTGTGAGCTCGATGTCGGGCGTCTTGAGGTTGATGGGCCCGCGGAGGGGCAGGTAGCGGAACGCGTTGATGAGGGCGACGAACTCGGCGTGCGGGCGGGAGGTCTGGTAGGTATCAAGGGAGAACTTGAAGGAGGATGCCGAGACGGAAGACCAGTCGaaggaggtcggcgtcggggaGTTAACGGATGGCCTGAGGGCCTCGTGGATGGCTTCGTgagagggcgccgaggcaaggaggagatggaTCGATTGTGTGAGAAGGGAGCGGGCGATGAGACGCGGGGCGAGGGAAGGGGACGGGAGGGTAATTATGCAGAAGGGAGACTGTTTTTTAAATTTTTTGTTAGCCAGGTCTGCGTTTGAAGCGATGCTTAGGTTGGTTGATAGGGCGGAGTGCGAAGCTCATGAAGggtgtttgtgtgtttgtgtgtgttgtCAAGAaatgagatgagatgagagtGAGAGCAAGATTTTGTTGATGCTTCAACGTTTATTGGACCAAAGACAAGAAACATCCTTATGACGAACGACCCAATTCCCAATGCAGAGTTTACTTCTTTTTCGAAATATGATTACAGATACGGTGGGACAAAAGCTCACTCGAGAACCTCTCACGAGACCATCACCAAAAAACACACGGTTGAAGAAAACTCACATCAGGGCTGTACTCGACCACCTTCATGTCGATCCCCtccaggtcggcgagggcctgcAACTCCGGGAGCCGGAAGGACTCGTGGGCCTGCGAGAAGCGGACGAGGTACTCCATGCTGGGCCGTCGCCGGTTCTGTCCCTGGCCGTGTTGCGCCGGGTCGTGTACTCGGGGTCCGAAGTGCCACTCACTCAGAGACTGAgtgagagaggaggggcagcCGAGAAAAATGCAGGTCCGGAGCGCGGGGTggttaaaaaaaaaaaaaagtgcCCCTCGTTTGCGCCCGTGGccttttttgttttgttttgttggACTGCTAAGGCGTGTTAGCTGTGATGCATGTGGCGTCTATGAGATTTCCTAAACCCCGTGCTCACTCacaagaggaggagaccgTCAATCAAGATACTGCAGGGTTTCAATGTGCGAATCTCTagtggtgttgttggacGAACTCGGACTTCTTGCATCGTCTTCGAAGGCCGCTGACTCGGCGGGTTTGGGCGGCGCCAGAAATGGCATTTTCGGTGGAGAGTCACTCGTGCACGCCCACGCCCTGACGTGTTTATAGACTGGCAGGAGTCGGTTCAAGGCCTGGGCAATGGCTTAAAGTGGGGTAGCCTGTTTACCCGCACACGTCAGGTGTGTCAATAGAACATTCATCTGCATTTCTCGATTTTGCGACATAGAGCTCTCCCAATCCTCGACACGCCGGCAGTGGCCTCGCAACAACCCAACCAATTAACAGTCTAAAAACATACCAAGGCATACCCCCAAAGTTGAAGTCCAATGCTGTCGTTCCCAACACCCAGCGTCTACCAGGCGTCGAAATGCTTCGTCACCTACGGCACCATGGCCCACGTCGAGCCGAAGCAGCTACCCACCAAGGGGAAGCCGTGGGCGCCTATCCTGAGCCAGGAATTCAATCAcaaggtgtgtgtgtgtgtcttcACACTGAATACTCTTCTCGTAGGAGAGCGCCCACTACTGACAAAATCAGGTTGAACTCGTCCTGCCTCAAGAGTGTTATGAGTTGGTCCGCCAGAAGCTTGTCAAGGAACTCGCTGCGCCGACGTTCCACCGCGTCATCATGACCCTCGGCCAGGTGCTGGACGGTGCCTTCTTCAACGAGTACATCAAGAGAGGTCCGTCACTCGGTTGAGCGCGCGAATTGTGATGGGAGGGCTGACTTGCGACCAGGCAATGTCCTCATGCTCTCCGAGGGCAGGACGACCGTCGAAAACGTCTTCTCCCTCCACGAGGGCCTGCTTACAATGTACCTCGACAAGGAGACGTACGAGCGTGCCGGCCTAGTGGGCAAGCCTCACGGCGTCAAGGGGAAGAGAGGCCTCAAACCGAGATGGGGTGAGCGGACAGCAACTGTCATCACTTTCGTAATATGATAGAGACTAATCAATCCCTTCACAGTTGTGAGCTACCAGCTCCGAGACCCGTCGATGCTTCACGGCAAAAAGGGGTTCGACAGACTCGTCTATGCATGCAAAAATGCTCTCAACACGCCCGTGACGTGGTTGTTCTGCAACGCCGCGACTACCAGTAAGCCGCTACCTGCGCGTTCGCTCGCGCGTTTGCTTTCTACCTGATTGGCTATTCTAACATAGTTCAGCGCCCTCGCCAGACCCTCTGGATCCGTATTTCCCAACACGATACACCTGTGAGCCCGCCCTTGTGCCCGGCATGCATGTTAAGACGGCGCCGCTGGCGATCCCTGCCGACATGATTCAGAACGGCGACAggctcgccctcgaagacTTTGCCACGGAGACGTACGAATGGCTGTCCCTGGTCCGTCTGCAGAGCCCccgcgtcgaggccggaGACACCGTCGACCCCTATCTCTCGCGCTACCAGGTCCCAGgcagcctcgacgccgaagccggcgctGACGCCGCAGCGCACTTGAACGTCTGCAAGATCACGTGGCAGGGCTTCTTCACCTCAGACTGGGTTCGGAGCGTCCTAATCcatgccctcgtcgccctgccGTCGCGGACCTGGCTCTCCCTCAGCGCAACGTCCTTTTCCAAGGGCATGGCTGGCGATAGCCCCGAAATCGCGTTCCTCCGGCCGCCC includes these proteins:
- a CDS encoding Ribonuclease P 40kDa subunit, giving the protein MTLGQVLDGAFFNEYIKRGNVLMLSEGRTTVENVFSLHEGLLTMYLDKETYERAGLVGKPHGVKGKRGLKPRWVVSYQLRDPSMLHGKKGFDRLVYACKNALNTPVTWLFCNAATTTPSPDPLDPYFPTRYTCEPALVPGMHVKTAPLAIPADMIQNGDRLALEDFATETYEWLSLVRLQSPRVEAGDTVDPYLSRYQVPGSLDAEAGADAAAHLNVCKITWQGFFTSDWVRSVLIHALVALPSRTWLSLSATSFSKGMAGDSPEIAFLRPPESPGHYLFWEIKSDD
- a CDS encoding RNA methylase family protein — protein: MEYLVRFSQAHESFRLPELQALADLEGIDMKVVEYSPDSPFCIITLPSPSLAPRLIARSLLTQSIHLLLASAPSHEAIHEALRPSVNSPTPTSFDWSSVSASSFKFSLDTYQTSRPHAEFVALINAFRYLPLRGPINLKTPDIELTIFEDWDLHGPAPKRVHFGRHLASGARHLSLTYDLKKRGYISTTSMDSELALVTANLAHAAPGRLFYDPFVGTGSFPIACAHFGALGFGSDIDGRSIRGAGGDRSVRGNFAQYGLLDRVGEFWTADLTNTPVRKTRWLDGIVCDPPYGVREGLRVLGCRDPEKTPWVVEAGKQRYKSGDFIAPKKPYSFLVMLDDILQFASDTLVDGGRLSFWMPTANDEDQEIPTPQHPRLEIVVTCVQPFNKWSRRLITYRRIPDSQVDPEKLAAYKRTFVAGTTADELNPFRKGYFTKFEKEEA